Proteins encoded together in one Branchiostoma lanceolatum isolate klBraLanc5 chromosome 11, klBraLanc5.hap2, whole genome shotgun sequence window:
- the LOC136444890 gene encoding protein turtle homolog B-like, which produces MDCACVRTQPRWIFLMLVLASMQQGCHGNQGTPTVRTIRAMSGDTVTLPASYDVSLPVIAVTWNKLEGPESESTRVGVYMYSPRANGSLSMSLGPLKGRATLHLNGSLTVSDVSVKDEGQYVMTTLVDGLGQEETYVYLEVIVPPTVTVGLQIPLKVPVNTSVTLNCTVSKKRAMVKKVMWLKDGRSVPSHIKRRELEDTSHYRTSLEMWRVARQDMGNYTCVAQHVGGQVSDSLILDVTFPGVVINISSPVVVTSGMTAVLRCTADGNPLPDIRWHREGDSQEIGVTSPEEETTSRVILPDVHFSDSGWYWCVASNGVGQPGRQKALLSVLGGELSMPSKSVVDSLTWLDISIIAGVATGGASLVLTLLIAGIICARKRRDKPSYNTCQVVRITQPAEFMCRVNGWTGVCQAGDKNTRRCRAQVISSYYPPGDGGLHLEVGEVVEILHTGRDGWWYGYRRGRVGIFPAWCVQVIDEPEPEPVKAAEGDIEVRSTNGSSDESSRHASGQSSPARENGGNETSPDVEKPRDQKSKWPSEESVK; this is translated from the exons gttgccatggtaaccaggGCACGCCCACCGTCCGGACCATCCGCGCCATGTCAGGTGACACCGTGACGTTGCCGGCCAGCTATGACGTCAGCCTGCCCGTCATCGCGGTCACGTGGAACAAGCTGGAGGGTCCGGAGAGCGAGAGCACCCGGGTCGGGGTCTACATGTACTCACCCAG ggctAACGGGTCCCTGTCCATGTCGCTGGGACCGTTGAAGGGCCGCGCAACGCTCCACCTTAACGGCTCTCTCACCGTGAGTGACGTCAGCGTGAAGGACGAGGGGCAGTACGTCATGACGACGCTGGTGGACGGGCTCGGGCAGGAGGAGACCTACGTCTACCTGGAGGTCATAG TGCCCCCTACGGTGACCGTGGGACTGCAGATCCCGCTGAAGGTGCCCGTGAACACCAGCGTGACCTTAAACTGCACCGTCAGCAAGAAGAGGGCGATGGTGAAGAAGGTCATGTGGCTCAAAGATGGCCGTTCCGTCCCCTCTCACATCAAACGGCGCGAACTGGAGGACACGTCGCACTACAG GACGTCCCTGGAGATGTGGCGAGTGGCGCGGCAGGACATGGGGAACTACACGTGCGTGGCGCAGCACGTGGGCGGGCAGGTGTCTGACAGCCTCATCCTGGACGTCACGT TTCCTGGTGTCGTCATCAACATCTCCAGCCCGGTAGTGGTGACGTCAGGGATGACGGCGGTGCTGAGGTGCACCGCGGACGGGAACCCGCTCCCGGACATCCGCTGGCACAGGGAGGGCGACAG TCAGGAAATCGGCGTGACCTCACCGGAAGAGGAAACGACGTCACGGGTCATTCTCCCGGATGTGCACTTCAGCGACAGCGGCTGGTACTGGTGCGTGGCGTCCAATGGAGTTGGGCAGCCCGGCCGCCAGAAGGCGCTTCTGTCCGTTCTCGGAGGCGAATTATCAATGCCCTCAA AATCTGTGGTGGACAGCTTGACGTGGTTGGACATCTCTATAATCGCGGGCGTGGCGACCGGAGGggcgtccctggtgctgactctGCTCATCGCTGGGATCATCTGCGCACGGAAACGGCGGGACAAGCCCAGCTACAACACGTGCCAG GTTGTTCGGATCACCCAGCCGGCCGAGTTCATGTGCCGAGTGAACGGCTGGACTGGCGTCTGTCAGGCGGGAGACAAAAACACAA GAAGATGCCGAGCCCAAGTGATATCCAGTTACTACCCGCCGGGGGACGGGGGTCTGCACCTGGAGGTGGGGGAAGTGGTGGAGATCCTGCACACGGGCAGGGACGGGTGGTGGTACGGCTACCGGCGGGGCAGGGTGGGCATCTTCCCCGCCTGGTGCGTGCAAGTCATCGATGAACCGGAGCCCGAGCCCGTAAAAG CGGCTGAAGGAGACATAGAAGTGCGTTCGACCAACGGATCGTCTGACGAAAGCTCCCGGCATGCCTCGGGGCAGTCGTCCCCAGCCAGGGAAAATGGCGGGAACGAAACTTCCCCGGATGTGGAGAAACCGAGAGACCAGAAATCCAAGTGGCCTTCCGAGGAGAGCGTGAAGTGA
- the LOC136445021 gene encoding uncharacterized protein, whose translation MESRPEPFSWWVAFRNPAENYRNHPTYLVPDVIYHVIAALLLAHALRRGGRYPCLYFSALAHGVFTEVFSYWVPQINNFWHGHATVMFAGQRLPSYIVCQYIAVIYTSSVAAARLRLGLFATACATALTDSLYYHVFDVTGVKMLWWSWHDTDPNVYDRTYWVPWGSPYWRLSFASSFTLLFHGVHGMLGGQGMFQKGSLVAELGSAAVAVFLTFPVGVATQFIPLFHVVKDILVSELGSAAVAVFLTYPVGVATQFVPLFHVVKDVHGERLVAELGSAAVAVFLTFPVGVATQFIPLFHVVKDVLGVHAKRQLELDIDDLSVTDCLFSR comes from the exons ATGGAGTCCCGGCCTGAG CCCTTCAGTTGGTGGGTCGCCTTCCGGAACCCGGCCGAAAACTACCGAAACCACCCGACCTACCTGGTGCCTGACGTCATCTACCACGTCATCGCGGCGCTCCTGCTCGCCCATG CGCTGCGGAGAGGAGGGCGGTACCCGTGCCTGTACTTCTCGGCCCTGGCGCACGGCGTCTTCACGGAGGTGTTCAGCTACTGGGTGCCGCAGATCAACAACTTCTGGCACGGCCACGCCACCGTCATGTTCGCGGGACAGCGCCTGCCGTCCTACATCGTCTGCCAGT ACATAGCGGTGATCTACACGTCCAGCGTGGCGGCTGCCCGGCTGCGACTCGGCCTGTTCGCCACGGCGTGCGCCACGGCGCTGACGGACTCGCTCTACTACCACGTGTTCGACGTCACCGGCGTCAAGATGCTGTGGTGGTCCTGGCACGACACGGACCCGAACGT GTATGACCGGACGTACTGGGTCCCCTGGGGTAGTCCGTACTGGCGGCTGTCATTCGCCTCCTCCTTCACCCTACTGTTCCACGGAGTACACGGGATGTTGGGCGGGCAGGGCATGTTCCAGAAGGGAAG TTTAGTCGCTGAGCTTGGCAGCGCCGCTGTAGCGGTGTTCCTGACGTTCCCCGTCGGGGTGGCGACGCAGTTCATCCCGCTGTTCCACGTGGTGAAGGACAT TTTGGTGTCCGAGCTTGGCAGCGCCGCTGTAGCGGTATTCCTGACGTACCCCGTCGGGGTCGCGACGCAGTTCGTCCCGCTGTTTCACGTGGTGAAGGACGTGCACGGCGAACG TTTAGTCGCTGAGCTTGGCAGCGCTGCAGTAGCGGTGTTCCTGACGTTTCCCGTCGGGGTGGCGACGCAGTTCATCCCGCTGTTCCACGTGGTGAAGGACGTGCTCGGCGTGCACGCCAAACGGCAGTTAGAGTTAGATATAGATGATTTAAGTGTAACAGACTGCTTg TTTAGTCGCTGA
- the LOC136445016 gene encoding uncharacterized protein has translation MLVCIFVLVVWGADRNRPAEARTNTARSGWFDEVAVSVLINFLTMWVVVAMATPEHERSIGLHQLTGPCNETEDMYLATGQVVQKGKYLCVTDYDEGYFDWHCLPGGRPPPHGMEWYTLCGTPFANRAEYLVVVGAIATCGIAVYYKLLALSAGDYGSGKKKPKTN, from the exons ATGCTGGTCTGCATCTTCGTGCTGGTCGTCTGGGGCGCGGACCGGAACCGCCCGGCCGAGGCCAGGACCAACACGG CCCGGTCAGGCTGGTTTGACGAGGTGGCCGTCTCCGTGCTGATCAACTTCCTCACCATGTGGGTggtcgttgccatggcgacgccCGAACACGAGCGTTCCATCGGCCTGCACCAGCTGACCGGGCCGTGTAACGAGACAGAGGACATGTACCTGGCAACGGGGCAG GTTGTTCAGAAGGGGAAGTACCTGTGCGTCACCGACTACGATGAGGGGTACTTCGACTGGCACTGCCTCCCCGGGGGTCGGCCCCCACCCCACGGGATGGAGTG GTACACCCTGTGCGGCACGCCGTTCGCTAACCGTGCGGAGTACCTGGTCGTGGTGGGCGCCATCGCGACGTGCGGGATAGCCGTGTACTACAAGCTGCTAGCCCTGTCCGCAGGGGATTACGGGAGCGGCAAGAAGAAGCCTAAAACCAactaa